A section of the Acanthochromis polyacanthus isolate Apoly-LR-REF ecotype Palm Island chromosome 13, KAUST_Apoly_ChrSc, whole genome shotgun sequence genome encodes:
- the LOC110947882 gene encoding transcription regulator protein BACH1-like: MMLQAPRMSVFTFQSAVHSAHVLQCLNEQRQQDVLCDVTVVVENQSFRAHCSVLASCSEYFHSRVTSVTRQNPIITLPDEVTVEGFEPLLQFAYTSKLLFTKENIHAIHSSAEFLGFHNLESACFDFLIPKFSEGKSTSQEVGHRACCRSRDASARFDSSVESSHPESFQSHSSVPLGGNEQTNFSSQCPLNTLGQTDSSSREEHFCLESCGPQMAPLSLELANDVCPMLSVPGPGSDKADQPSQFCERDILGMGDVCSQSELSLADCSLPCELSTPGDVNPPELIEPPGSDIKQTVETLGAEASHIPGSCPLETSGAEDCSTLLEQSEDSLEQGRAGDISDPALTALSHKEGFGKRSRVEREVAEHLAKGFWPDLPPSQAPQLPLDPVDQNNLAKASDFHWLKQLDLTSSVGDCPFLRDLGTGDDPTTHADSLSQAEKSPYMSSSLNSGDDSDLDTDGDTEANNKRAAEIQLPFPVEQISALTRSAFQQLLRHHHLTQDQLDFVHDVRRRSKNRVAAQRCRKRKLDSIHQLECEIKKLKSEKDRLLQEQTELEQSLEEMQQSLCGLCKSVSIESDSDQDHLQLLAKLSSPDFPISSPSIVGKNEESEITIEMVSCSSECDQSGPPADSVHVAVPPASTEDAGCPVPASLLSACLDMNNTL; the protein is encoded by the exons ATGATGCTCCAAGCTCCTCGCATGTCCGTGTTCACCTTTCAGTCTGCGGTGCACAGCGCCCACGTTCTTCAGTGTCTGAATGAGCAGAGGCAGCAGGATGTCTTGTGTGATGTGACGGTGGTGGTGGAAAACCAGAGTTTCCGAGCCCATTGCTCAGTTTTGGCTTCGTGCAGCGAATACTTTCACAGCAGGGTCACCAGCGTCACCAGACAGAATCCCATCATCACCTTGCCTGATGAG gtgactgtggaggggTTTGAACCTTTGCTTCAATTTGCCTACACATCAAAGCTGCTTTTCACCAAAGAAAACATTCACGCTATTCACAGCAGTGCTGAGTTTTTAGGATTTCACAACTTGGAGTCAGCATGCTTTGATTTCCTCATCCCAAAATTTTCTGAGGGCAAAAGTACCTCACAGGAGGTCGGGCATAGAGCCTGTTGTCGGAGCCGAGATGCCAGTGCCAGATTTGACTCCAGTGTGGAGAGTAGCCATCCAGAATCATTTCAGTCACACAGCTCAGTGCCTTTAGGAGGGAATGAACAAACAAACTTCTCGTCCCAGTGTCCTCTGAACACACTGGGTCAGacggacagcagcagcagggaggaACACTTCTGTTTGGAGAGCTGTGGGCCACAAATGGCCCCTTTATCTCTGGAGTTAGCAAACGATGTATGCCCCATGTTATCTGTGCCAGGCCCAGGGTCTGACAAAGCAGATCAACCCTCTCAGTTTTGTGAACGAGACATTTTAGGTATGGGAGATGTGTGCAGTCAAAGCGAGTTGAGTTTAGCAGACTGCAGCTTACCCTGTGAGCTGTCAACCCCAGGGGATGTGAATCCACCAGAGCTCATTGAGCCACCCGGCAGCGATATTAAACAGACTGTTGAGACGCTTGGTGCTGAAGCCAGCCATATCCCTGGCTCATGCCCACTCGAAACATCAGGGGCAGAAGATTGCAGTACATTATTAGAGCAGAGTGAGGATAGTCTTGAACAAGGAAGGGCAGGTGATATCTCAGACCCGGCACTGACTGCTCTAAGTCACAAAGAAGGATTTGGGAAGAGGAGCCGCGTGGAGAGGGAGGTGGCTGAACATCTGGCAAAGGGGTTTTGGCCTGATCTCCCCCCATCTCAAGCTCCACAGCTCCCCCTGGATCCAGTGGACCAAAACAATCTGGCAAAAGCATCGGACTTTCACTGGCTTAAGCAGCTCGACCTGACCTCCAGTGTAGGAGACTGTCCCTTCCTCAGGGACCTTGGAACAGGCGATGACCCCACCACCCACGCTGACAGCTTGTCCCAGGCTGAGAAGAGTCCCTACATGTCCTCCTCACTCAACTCTGGGGACGACTCAGACCTGGACACAGATGGGGATACTGAGGCCAACAACAAAAGAGCAGCAGAG ATTCAGCTCCCCTTCCCAGTGGAGCAGATCTCAGCACTGACCCGGAGTGCATTCCAGCAGCTTCTGCGACACCATCATCTGACTCAAGATCAGCTGGATTTTGTCCATGATGTTCGTCGACGAAGTAAAAACCGTGTGGCTGCACAGCGCTGCCGAAAAAGGAAACTGGACAGCATACACCAGCTAGAATGTGAAATCAAAAAACTA AAAAGTGAGAAAGATCGACTGCTGCAGGAGCAAACAGAGCTCGAGCAAAGCCTTGAAGAGATGCAGCAGAGCCTGTGTGGGTTATGTAAGAGTGTCAGCATCGAGTCTGACTCTGATCAGGACCACTTGCAGCTTCTTGCCAAGCTCTCCTCTCCAGACTTTCCCATCTCTTCCCCCAGCATTGTGGGAAAAAACGAGGAGTCAGAGATCACCATTGAAATGGTAAGTTGTTCTTCGGAGTGTGACCAGAGCGGGCCACCTGCAGACTCAGTTCATGTCGCTGTACCACCAGCCAGCACAGAGGATGCAGGCTGCCCTGTTCCTGCATCTTTGCTCAGCGCCTGTCTGGACATGAACAACACTTTATAA